Proteins found in one Aspergillus chevalieri M1 DNA, chromosome 2, nearly complete sequence genomic segment:
- a CDS encoding uncharacterized protein (COG:E;~EggNog:ENOG410PV8Q;~InterPro:IPR015424,IPR015421,IPR015422;~go_function: GO:0003824 - catalytic activity [Evidence IEA]) has translation MVWRRETTAVSSLKKAMSCIPVCSKGSSLRIAPERAQASHVIVVSSMSEAYGVPRIRVGRRTTTDPSLQETFIAAKGQISTSGSILGELVAEQILVRRDEVLPKTEAGMRHRRDSIDA, from the coding sequence ATGGTCTGGAGACGGGAGACCACGGCCGTTTCTTCGCTGAAGAAGGCAATGTCTTGTATACCTGTGTGCTCAAAGGGATCGTCTCTGCGAATTGCGCCTGAAAGAGCTCAAGCGAGCCATGTCATTGTGGTCTCATCCATGTCTGAAGCCTACGGAGTACCAAGGATTCGAGTCGGACGGCGAACAACGACCGACCCATCGCTACAAGAGACCTTCATCGCTGCCAAGGGGCAAATCAGCACCAGCGGCAGTATACTCGGTGAGCTAGTGGCCGAGCAGATCCTCGTGCGGCGGGACGAGGTCCTCCCCAAGACAGAAGCCGGGATGCGCCACCGTCGGGATTCCATTGATGCTTAG